From one Nematostella vectensis chromosome 7, jaNemVect1.1, whole genome shotgun sequence genomic stretch:
- the LOC5504453 gene encoding regulator of chromosome condensation: MPSKKRAQPPKRKADGSTEEGSGGKRAKDKTKEKQDVFTSSLESGQALTLGQGDVGQLGLGPDTLERKKPAVPIDLEGVPIVQVESGGMHTVALSKDGKVYTWGCNDDGALGRETTSEGEEEFQPGVVSMPDDVNIVMVSAGDSHTAALSDQGTVYAWGTYRDASGQIGLQPDGVKKKPAVILTSESDRIIKIASGNDHTAALTTSGNLFTLGCAEQGQLGRVKECFSARGGRRGLAYILEPALVRSKKGLKFKDVFCGSFATFVVAKTGSDVYAWGLNNYGQLGTGDVQTWHFPVKVKSLSQLNKSEKDKHITIANGQHHTIVCDPNGKVYALGRADYGRLGLGDGAKETALPAHITSLDNEVIEKVACGECVSFAVSDKGELYSWGMGSCLQLGNGNDEDDVTTPAKVQGKNLNSETHRVLGVSAGGQHTVILAAERT; the protein is encoded by the exons ATGCCGTCAAAAAAGCGCGCTCAGCCACCAAAGAGGAAAGCAGATGGTTCGACTGAGGAAGGAAGCGGAGGAAAAAGAGCTAAAGACAAGACCAAGGAGAAGCAAG ATGTGTTCACTAGTAGTCTTGAGAGTGGGCAGGCCCTCACCCTTGGACAGGGTGATGTTGGGCAGCTTGGCCTTGGCCCTGACACCCTGGAGAGGAAGAAGCCAGCAGTACCAATAGACCTGGAGGGTGTGCCCATAGTCCAAGTGGAGTCTGGAGGGATGCATACCGTGGCATTGTCCAAGGACGGCAAG GTATATACCTGGGGCTGTAATGACGACGGAGCATTAGGACGTGAAACGACATCTGAGGGCGAGGAGGAGTTTCAGCCTGGGGTTGTCAGCATGCCTGATGATGTTAACATTGTCATGGTATCAGCAGGAGACAGTCACACCGCAGCCCTTAGTGATCAGGGCACAGTGTACGCATGGGGAACTTATAGG GATGCAAGTGGTCAGATAGGACTCCAACCTGATGGCGTGAAGAAGAAACCAGCCGTCATCTTGACATCAGAGTCTGATCGCATCATCAAGATTGCATCTGGGAATGATCACACGGCAGCCCTTACCACCTCTGGGAATCTCTTCACTCTGGGTTGTGCTGAGCAAGGCCAGCTTGGGCGTGTCAAGGAATGCTTCTCAGCACGTGGTGGGCGCCGGGGCTTGGCTTATATCCTTGAGCCTGCTTTGGTGCGCAGCAAGAAGGGTCTTAAGTTCAAAGATGTATTCTGTGGCAGCTTTGCTACTTTTGTGGTTGCCAAAACGGGATCTGATGTTTATGCGTGGGGTCTGAATAACTATGGTCAGCTTGGTACTGGTGATGTCCAGACCTGGCATTTCCCTGTCAAAGTGAAATCCTTGAGTCAGCTTAATAAGAGTGAAAAGGACAAGCATATCACAATTGCAAATGGACAACACCACACTATTGTTTGTGACCCTAACGGCAAGGTGTATGCGCTAGGCAGGGCCGACTATGGCCGACTTGGTCTGGGTGATGGGGCTAAAGAGACCGCCCTACCGGCTCACATCACGTCACTGGACAATGAGGTGATTGAGAAGGTTGCATGTGGAGAGTGTGTGAGCTTTGCTGTGTCTGATAAGGGAGAACTTTACTCTTGGGGTATGGGTAGCTGTCTGCAGCTAggtaatggtaatgatgaagatgatgtaACAACCCCTGCTAAGGTACAAGGGAAGAATCTTAATTCTGAGACACATCGGGTACTTGGAGTGTCTGCTGGTGGTCAACACACAGTTATCCTTGCTGCAGAAAGAACATAA